Within Rhododendron vialii isolate Sample 1 chromosome 12a, ASM3025357v1, the genomic segment ATAAAAGTATAAACAATCAATTATACAATCAAACATAAATGTCAGTCAGCATACTTGTCCAACTATGCATATAGCCTATGTAGTACGGACACTTCGTTGGAGCTCACGTACCGGTGTTGGACACTTCTCGGACACTGACACTCTCTGGACAAATGTCCGACACTTCTCCCAGagtgtcttgtttttttttttcccaatatttgGGGTCCGACACTTTAGGGACACTTCGGGGGTAAAAATGCAATTATAAGGGCTTTTAAAATAGATCAAAGTGTACACTTTAGGGACACTCTCTTTGTTTGAACatgttctctctttctttctctctctgatcaGATTTAGGGCTATCTAGGGCTATTTGGTTAtaatattatttaatttttaatttttgatatatatatatatatacacacacacacatacatatagaGGAATTTCCAAgggagggatccctcattttgttaaaatgagggactttcatttcccgatcaaattttgaaaatccgaaccgttcaatgtgtgcagaacgtaattttaagggtccccgcgagaaatcagcaaaacaaatgaccgggaagagcgTCATcagagcagttttttttgaaccgttcaatgaaaactgctcggatgaagcccttcccggtcattttttttgctgatttctcacggggacccttaaaatcacgttctgatcactttgagcggctcggatcatcgaaattcaatcgggaaggggagtcccgcattttaataaaatgagggatccctcaccggaacctaactcatatatatatatatataacgtgTCCCCCAACGTGTTGTATCCCCCATGTTCTGACAATTTGCGTGTCGGGGTGTCCGTGTCCCGTGTCCATGCTACAAAGCATATAGCCATGAACACTTACTCGAGGCTGGGGATGATGTGGCCCTGAACGAAACACCCGCTGTATATCTATAGCATGAAATTAAATCCAACAATTATGTTGTACCATAGGTAAAAAATCAAAAGCCAAACAACACAGTTAAGGATACAACAAGGGGCCATTGACAAAGATCCAGATAGAAGTGATGACCCAATCCCATCCACAGAGTCTTCCTTGCCCAATTGCTTATCTTTAATCACAAACTCCACCAACTTCTGCAACAAACTCTTTGCCCTCTGATTCGGCAGGGCCCCCGCTGCTGCCAAATTGTAGACATAGTCACAGGTGTTGAAACTAGTGGCAATCACCACAACTTGGTTGAGTTGGTTCAGAAGGAGAACTGAGTTCAAGAACGCAACGACCTGCATATAACTGTGAAGATGAGAATTGTGACGAATATGCTCGTTGggtttttctttcaaaaagatgGAACTAAGGTTTTTGAGTTACATGTGAGAAATTTGGAAGAAAGGGTTTATGTCGAGTAAGACCATGACAAGACTAACATCATCTgcaattacaaaaacaaaatctaaaaaaacaGTTGCTTTATAAAGGTGTATTTATCTATTTCCATTTGCAAACCCCATAAGTTTAAGATTAGGTTTAGCGAAGACCTGTGGAGAGCTTCGGTTGGGAGTGGCCCAAATTATATCAGGTGAGAAATGCAACTAATACAATATAAGAACACATCACTCGTAATTGGATGTAGCTGAGAATACCTGGTATATGGGGCATGGCCTTTCATAGTTGTGCACACGACCATATAAGGCTGTCAACCTTGTACTTCTACCAAAGTTTCTGAAGACTCTCTCTTCCCATTGCTTCCTCAAAGATCCTTCAACAGCATACCAATCAGCAGAAGAATAACCCAACACTCTATGTGCGAGGAATTTGAGCCCTTGTTTTTGTCTATAAACGGACGCCAAACAATGCTCAATGAAGTTATATGCTCCTGctccctctctccaattatgCTCCATGTCAGCTATGCAGAATCAAAACATGCCATAGTCAGTGGCGCCGCATACCTAGCAGCAGAAAATAATACTTATCACTTATGTTTAGTGAGAGTAGCAGTAAAACTATTATCCTTAGTGAACAAGCATAGAGCGTGTTGGCAATTCTGTAACGAAAGCTGATTCTAGTCTTAAAACATTATATCCTTAGTGAACAAGAAAAGAGTGTTTCGTTACCATTTGTGTCATTGCATGAAAAATCTCAGATAAAAAATCCCAATTAGATGGTGATCTTCTGGCCCCTTTTTCGTTAGattcaatcaaaaaatatgaaattgaaATAGAAAAATTTCTCCGAGTAAGCTGGATATTTACCGATTTATGGCCATTCGAACCTCATCCATCTATCTTCCATTGATCAAGGGCCAGGGCTTTCCTTTTGGGGTAGACAACACAGGAAGATTCAAGTGAACATCTAATCAAGCTGGAGCAATCTGCAGAGATCGCTCAACGCTGTATCATCTCGGTTCTTCCTCGGAACGGAAGTGAATTCGGCAGCGGCGAGGCAAAAATGAAACCGCCAAGCCGGCATAGAGTTTTCGACCTAATCTGCTTGTGGACTGTCTGCGGCGGCCTCAGTTCCTCCCCTCAACAAAGCCACTTCCATACTTTGTTAATGATTTCTTGGAATTGCAGCCCCtggaaaatagaaaacaaatagACTTTTGGATTTTCTTAATCCAAACGCAGAAGATAGTAAAAGACAAAGTCGCTTTACAAGCTTACAATGAACCCACAGTTAGGTCCATATAATGACTTTTATTATCTCCTCATTCGTTAATGCCCACAACATAACAAAGTTTGAATAGTACCAACGAGTTGTAAATTTGGCTTACTTTCTTAATTAGGTCAACAGCACAATGAGAGAAGGTATCAATTGTTATCTTAGTTTTCAATCTGTAACAAGACTCTTATAGCTTGAAACTTTAGCCTAATTAGGACCCTTTTCTAGAACTGCGCCATTATCACCCATAAAAACAACTCAAAAGGTTGTGCAAAGAGACAAATGGCAAGAGAGAGCATGAAGTAATTTCTTACCTCAAGCGAAAGCAATCACGTGTAGCAAGGTCTCATGGTGCCGTTTGATGCTCCCTTCATCTCGGATTTGAAAAGAAGTTGGGACCCATGAAATCAGACTTAAAGTTCTTTTACTCACAAGTGATTGGATATGAAATAGGCTAAGCTAGTTGTATGTAAACAGATGGCGAAAATAAAGAACTATATCATAGACTCATCTAACAAGACATGTTAGGTTCTTTAGTTTCTTACCCTTTCAAATGGTGGCTTTCCGTCACTTGATGAACCCTGTATGTAAAAGTATGGCAACTTATTAATTAACATGTTGATACAAGGCTAGACAACATGTGATTAACTGTTATTAGTGACATTTGGACTCGTAGATGAATATTAAGTTAGCTTATGAATTTTCATGCTGAAGTGATGTTTACACTAAACTCCTTGGAGGGCACCACCTTACGCTCTACCGATTGTGCATCAGCAACGCCTATCTTCTGATGTTGCCTTCGCAAACATCAAGATTCTCTTCCCATATAATTTCTAGGgattaataaaatagaaatcgTTTTATACCATGCTCATTCACCCAAAGTAAAATAAACATATAGTGGGAGATTAGGCTCATATCAGATGAAATACACAAATAGTTGGAGTTTTGGCTTCATACCTCCGCACAAATCCAGTGAGCAAGATCAAAGGGATCCATGAATCAAATCATTCTGCTCTTGGCCCAGACCTAAGGACATGTAGTTTAACAAAAATTATAGATCCACCAAAATATATCCGACTAATAAACATCTTAAAGCGAAAAGATGGAGATTTCTTGGGCTAGCAAGCATATGGATTCTAAAAATATGAATTATACAAGAATTTTTCTTTATCTGTATATTACTTCTCCCTTCTTCCTCTTTTATCACTTCAGTTTTCACTATCATGCACATAACTATACAACCCACAATTACATCATCAAACAAAATGTATGAACATTATAAAGCCAAACACCATAGGTAGTTCAATTTTTGAACTAACCATTATGCCTCTTGATCCTTCTTACAAACACAACTAATCATAACATAATCATAGATTGAATACATGCATCATTTAAAACGGCAATAATAAACCAAAATTAGAACTAcattaccataccacacaaacaACAGAAGCTGAAAACCAAAGCAAATTTACCTCTGCAAAATAGAAACTCCAAAACAGACCAAAGCACGTGTTTTCTATCTTGGAGCCCTAACGAACACAGAAATGAAGCAATAAGTAATGGAGGTCTCCTCTGAAGGACAGCAACAGCCGCTACAATAGTCGGATCTGGAAGGAGTGCATAAAGGTTccagaaacaaaacaaattccCCTCCCTCTCTGGATGAAAGTTATGAGAACCCAAGCCTGATCGATGATCTGATCGATCATATCCATCATCGTGGCCGCTGAAATTGAAGGAATGGAATGATGGGAAAACAACTGTCCATttcgtttgagagagagagagagaggcagtcGTTGATTTTGAGAGACAAGAATGCTGAATAACAACCGAAATTCCCGGGGAACAGTGGATTTGGTAGGTGATTTTACCAAAAAGCCCTCTAGCCCAGCAGCACTAAAGGACAAATAATATAATGTTTACGCTTGTTAGGGGTAAAACCTATGATGCCCCAACACGaacaccgaaaccgacaccgggacacgggaattctaaaaaaatggggacacgccacgtgtatatttatttatttataaatataaataaataaataattatagtttgacacccaaaaatttaaaaaaaattacagtttggcccccaaatttttaaaaaaattgcagtttggcccctgccgtgtccccatcggtgtccccgcggtgtccccagccgtgtccccgtgaaaaattcaaattaaattatgggacacgccacgtggcgtgtcccgtacgtgtctccgcggtgtccccgtgtccgacactgcgatacctcagcctctagaggtgtcggtgcttcataatCACCGTAAAACTGAGATACTAATAATTAGAGGATAACAATTGAGTGTCAAACTGAAATACTTTATAATTATAGGGTATGAATGCGATTCAATCTGGTGATATGGCACTCCAATCAAAAAGTCAAGGGTCGATATCGTGAATACATCAACTTTCGAAGTTTAATCAGGTGATTTAGGGTTTGAATAAGCAAGATTGGGCTTTGATTCTTAGACCCAATTCGATTTCGTACCTCTAAGATGCAGATTAGGGCTCGAAATGGCTCGAATATTGTTGTACAGTGTTCGAATCAGTGTGAGATGGGTTCAAAGCAAGTCAATCAGGTGCGATTAGGGTTTACAGCCATCGAATCACTTGAGTTCACTGTTGCTGCTGATCGATCAGTAAGACCCAGAGAAATTGATCCCCTGCTAACACAAGGCAGGCGCCTACCCTGAGCCTTGCCTCGCCTGGCGCGTGCCTGGGCGCGCTTTTGACAACTATGGCATATACAAATGTAGAGAATGGAGGAACTGATTGCAAATGCCGAAATCGATTAAGCTGTCCCAGCCTGAAAGCATGAAAACATGGCTTGAGATTTGTATTCGACAATACTCCATCTTCATGACTAAATTGACCATCTCTTTAACTTTAACTGACCATCCCATACTAACTGGACTGAAAATCAAGACCAACTGGAACCCCACCAACCAACTGGAACCCCACCAATGTATAGCCTAATGACCTACGCCCTTGATTTGCCCACAGACCAACAAAATTGCCCACCCATTTGCTCAACCAGAGCTAGTGCCCCAAATATTAGACACATATGAGTTAACTTCTCTCAACACAAGGAAAAACCTCACACACAACACTCCATTTGTTTATATCACCTCTCAGCAAGATCTAAAATGGGAGATGAAATCCGTTGACGTAAGCAAAACGTTTTGTGTATGCCGCGTATCATGGGTACAACATCAAAGAAATGTGACACCAAATAAAGCAAGATTGACAAAGACAAGCAATACTCACTGAAAGTGAATGAATGAGAAATTAATGCATCACCTTAGCAAGTATCTTGATGTCACAGGAATGATTGGATCATGGGCATGATAAGCTCTTGAAAGAGAGGATATCAGCCCAGTAATGTCAAACCTTCTGTTTCAAACCActgaaaaataatcaatgtTACGCATATTCAACATTCATCAAGACAAAACTTAACATCCACTAGGAAAAGCCAAAAGGCATATATGTGCAAAACCTGATTATACCatcaaatgaacaactaaaacAGCTGAAAGTTCATAAACAAAGGTAAATAAgatgggaaaaaagaagaaaggaattaGAAGAAACCAAGAATGATATAAGAGGCAACTGGAGGAATTTTTCGGAAGAGGTTGGAATCCTGGTTCTGAAATTGCTCACAGGtatcaaaagaagaaatttgGCCACTCATAAAGCAATCATATTGGCATTTATTAAGGAGTTTGATAAAGTGATGTTGGTTGGCATCAATAGGGGAGTTAGGTTGAATAGAGAGCTGAATCCTCAGATGGGGAAATTATCAGAAGGCAGAACGTAACAGCTCCATGATTAGAAGTTATTGAAAGGTTGTTTCCCCTGCAGAAGGGCTCCGAGCATTCAAAGGTTTAACCTTGATAGGTTGTCCAAGAAGTAGCTGACCAGAGAGATCAACAGCCATCAAGGCATATATCGGATCATCAAATTCAATATACCTGCATTTTCAATGGGCTCATAATGTGTTTGACAGtgcaaaataagccaaaaaggCAATTCCAAATTCACAAACATACTATGTTCAAGCTTGCATGATACtcatgaaaagaaaatattagCTCGCTACCGTAGAATGCAAGTATGATGACTAAAAAACATCAGTAAATAAAACCGAAAAGATTTCATATATACATAACAATTTCCGATGGGAGTCAGCAGTTCacaaggcaaaacaacaatcaatAGTCTTCCACAGAATTTCCATAATTATGAAAGATAAGTTACTAGTGATGATGAAGCCTCGAGTAGACTTAAGCATCCATAAGTAACATGTTTCAATTTCCAACCACACAGGCAGCAGATGAAGTTAAGGTAATTTCTTCACCACCACAGAGAATCAGAATGACCTTAAGTCAACTGAAAAGTGAATACCATAAACACCTATAGAGATTTCCCATCAGCTGAAAGGATTTATATCAGCTAATAGAACTTGCCAAGCAAAGTGATCAGTGTTTAAGAGATTCCACTCATACGGGCACATGACAAACTAAATTATGACATGAAGGGGTCACACATACGTCAAAAGAGGCACAAAAGGTGTGATAATGGTCACATACGCAGGCAACACATCATAAAATGCAAACAGCCATTGTTAAAGAATTGCCAAGACTCAAGACTCAAGACTCAAGAGTTCATCTAGGGAACCGGTATTAGTAACAACTAATTCCAGCCGATAATATACTCCCATTAAGCATAGAACTAGCAGGCATGGTCTATGAAAGAGTTAATATAGAAACAAAGTCTAGAGCATATTTGGAAGCATCTCTAAGAACAAGTTAAAATTTCCTACCAATAGGCAGCGGAAAGATTTCAGACAATAAGTTTTATCCCATCCAGATACACCAAGCGCcgtcaaacttaacaaactcaGGTAAACGTCAAGAGACTGTTTTCTTCAATCAGCAATTTGAGTAGAAATGAGTCAACAGAACTTGTGAAGCACAACGAGAAGGATTTGGGAAGTGAGGCAGTCATAAGAGGTATAAAATGGTGTTGGAATCATGTGCGTCAGCTCACAGCAGTAGAAATAAATACAAACTATGATattaaaaattgtaaaaagGGCTATAGCACAAAGTCTTTATATTGCAAATAACTGAAGGTATTCTACTCTTTTGCAAATACCCACAACATTCCTTTAAGAAGTCAGTATTTGGTCACATCCAAGAAAGGCATTATAGTGTGTTCCGTAGATGAGTCAATATGGAGACGAAGCCTAAAGTAGACTTCGAAGCATCACTAAATTCCAAGTTCAACTTCCAACCCCGTAGGCAATTGAAAGAATTTGGCCAATTCTTCGTCACCTGTCCAGACAAGCAGACTAGCCTAGAATAAACTCAATAAGATAAATTCCTCCAGAATTCCTTCCACTAGAAAGGATTGCATCAGCCAACAAAACAAGCCACACAGAACCAACAGCTTAACACATTTGTGCCCCCACTACACACATTTCGTGTTTATATTTCAAACAAATAGCAAAAGGGAATATATGAATGACAAAGGATCCATAGCAACGTTATCCCCGGGGAAGAATTATATGACCCAACATAAGCCAAAGTTCTCCCAAAAATGGGGCGATATGGTGCTCATGTAGGCAGGAACTATGCCAAGTTCAATCCTAGACAATAACTACCATCAAGATCATTGATATCATTGTAGGATAGTGAAATTTCAGCCTAAAGCAGGATAttaaaagggaattgatttccacattcccttttttgataaccacactccttttttggattttagtgttgaaagtgtatgtattttttttgctaaaagacaaaaaaagggagtgtggatatcaaaaaagggagtgtggaaATCAACTCCCTATTAAAAGCAACACGAACGGCTATGGCATGATGTAATACAAAAAGGAAGGCCACATCCAATCAATGGAACCAATAATACAGGATAAAGAGGGGAAACCAGAAACTATAATTCAAGTCATTTACCTAAAGGTAATCCCCACAATTTGTCATCACGAATTTATGGCAATGCTAGAATGCTAAAGTGCTAGATGCTAGTGCATTTAGAAAATCAGCTGGAGTGGGAGAATAAAACAAAGCATCAAAGCTTGTTTAAACTCAACTTTcagagaagaaaacaacaataCTGGCAAAGAATGGCAAAGAATCACGATACTTCTTCCATTATATCAGACACCAATTTTTCTGTTCACCAAGAGAAACGAATAAGAAACTTTGTAGTATGAAGGGAACTTACCCCACTGCCTTTGGTACTCTCAAACTCGGTCCAAGATTAGATCGATATTCCTTACCTGGAATTGAAAAACTGAATCAGTTGAACagagaaataagtacttgcAAAGGTAATTTATACAGCACCACTCTAGACATTCATACTGCATGTTTCAACAGTCGCCCATTGGGGCAATTACAACCCTCAGTAATAACAAACATTGATCATCTCCGAACCACCAGTCAAGCAACAGAAGCACAAATTAATCTTTACACAAGGAggcagcaaagaaaattttcgAAAAGCCAAAATATTGCATAGTCCACTTCAGTAAGACAATATATACACAAAGCACCCAATCCGAGATTAGAACAATAGAGTAACGTGCAAAATGGATTAAATCATTCAAATGGTACAGATCGAACATAAATCCCTCTAACCTTGCATACACTTGAAAAGAATATGTTAACTTCTTCCCTGGACGCCCTCAAAGGGATCTGCCATGACAACATTCATATCAGCAAAAGAAGAATAAGAGGAAACAAGTGCATGACAAAAGCACGAAAGAACATTCATGCCTATCAATCACTTAAAACTGAAGAGACACTGGCAAGCTACATACCCCACAGACAAACAGTTCTTTGGTCCCTTTCTACATCAGCTTTAGGGTCCACCACTTCTTTGTTTGCTTTGGATACGATGTACATCATCTAAAGTCTAAACTATACTCCTTTACTAATGTCATTAATAAATATTGGCCTCGTTTGACTTCAGTTGATCAACTAAAAAGTCAGTTTGTTATCATTCTTTGATGTATCTATATAAATAGGAAACaacccacacacacaaaaaatggagtCGGCTACTTCTATTGTGAAATACTCCATAGATACATGGCAACCACTCATATTTC encodes:
- the LOC131310186 gene encoding general transcription and DNA repair factor IIH subunit TFB4-like isoform X1 gives rise to the protein MEHNWREGAGAYNFIEHCLASVYRQKQGLKFLAHRVLGYSSADWYAVEGSLRKQWEERVFRNFGRSTRLTALYGRVHNYERPCPIYQVVAFLNSVLLLNQLNQVVVIATSFNTCDYVYNLAAAGALPNQRAKSLLQKLVEFVIKDKQLGKEDSVDGIGSSLLSGSLSMAPCYIQRVFRSGPHHPQPRILCLHGYPDALEQYVAIMNAIFSAQPSMVPIDSCLLGAQHSAFLQQVACIFILEIPVAKFIQSLRKAFLDLFNDSVCTSVRHASYITGGVYMKPQQLDGLFQYLSVGFKTHQCHMKVPQCCLFTIRYDIGT